A genomic window from Cotesia glomerata isolate CgM1 linkage group LG7, MPM_Cglom_v2.3, whole genome shotgun sequence includes:
- the LOC123268250 gene encoding uncharacterized protein LOC123268250 isoform X1 has protein sequence MKRPSKWSPLRILIFIFLKCGTMEPILAMEDTFFSRLVVAASHTALSGDLAVLIINLSALDHMKTTTSTTTQIPEISTVGKTTARTRTKITTTTTTEEADIVMEQEEEDDNDDYDSWQPQPEYDPFVLRVMRLDGFSSELIGEVPIEISTSVANITLSIPCGFFSRGGAYSLQLQRKSVPASDKFMDTNGVQMRTTLDVRWPTPSLTLEPQHFNTYPDQPVLATLEYTGISCAPAKGIPEDTYSLQLVYCGASVLSCDPRNKTNIQMLYSEEIAGFPSQKILKLRCEFFGLAGHYALRLKPSDVNSTAPTTSAYIKVEVSNQYVFNVHARSVYPCDGNSGGLSVLFEYPSCRLQDDRVRVYGRLRADVASLAPPSTLHYVAELKAPPGKHTLTFDCEIFTEKFVEYCFVYVSQAINGAMAEVRVDCIPTFPIQDSDAGGWGDWSPWGPCSSTCVGGVRNRFRFCDKPPPRYGAKFCQGKAVESEACGGAGGLDLENTWSAAEWECKHGQGLAAERPEVTAEVGTKCRCGCVVNLRNETITRKILAASTQACPGRSFWLIQTEPGSVVKLHFDQTKFPCSGQYVRARDGDSLSAELLADVAIDKNTPESGTVMSTAQSLLLEFFSDEITVARASCSGGFLAHVSIFAKSQPENVTEDTTAVLIGPKVMAAAGKWALWFSPAHLAAASLLLLMFLVSIFLALQYAVKYRKYQVAEDLDSLTDNSTCSGSMQGLARRARALSSATLISEVVSLVRLTRRRPSGHGRLEETSGDLEDGYESTETQADMEGEEEANAETGTLKLKEQEDINGSQKTIVASVKSTPSRRSSSSSTLTSISGQPEVKYARPVKLRTVGPISPVSEEASISEDSRRCSTESGSTSVNNVSVSHPKPTRVQAKGFSPASTSSNISTLRCGKETKDRRNRERLLQGPGSEFSLANPETDLELDYYDYNVVNAGAAPGSYLGMDPAFLVWIPPLTPGETEILEAIEEDHHYEEIPDRREKESRFMDTEGAALTPAEYQRARMLRQDQKDLDTEILAKKYDPGESRLHDEIIMEYRARLHEGMLPIHRILEESRVRVSEESLAKHSHDDTPHIDIIPNRLVNETDKRVSKDTVAAGSHVDSSGNSLSYSGGTGGTGGKFTPKANRDRLIEEQERSRSASIPRNNRLSSDDDKRRTPASVRSRLQEYIESSANQCKYNQLSTETTRSCGELSKEQRKKKLEVNQSLIVKDNKKSLNKLNDYRDVGRNEESRDEFILTKPKTPVIASRRYKDVADLNLVMESSKEKILTHVESIPMKEFSRTRNDSPARVHKSKETDNDINNIVLVGKKQCQIQSPDYGVEMDIRDEISRDSIYDLIGEDEDEFKFADDDEDEYIDNKITA, from the exons gcACAATGGAACCAATATTGGCGATGGAAGATACCTTTTTTTCTCGACTAGTTGTCGCGGCGTCTCACACAGCCCTGTCAGGAGATCTAGCAGtcctaattataaatttatcagctTTGGACCACATGAAAACCACGACGAGCACCACAACTCAAATACCGGAAATTTCAACGGTTGGGAAGACAACTGCGCGAACAAGGACGAAAATAACTACGACAACGACTACAGAGGAGGCTGATATTGTTATGGAACAAGAAGAGGAAGACGATAATGATGATTATGATTCTTGGCAACCGCAACCCGAATATGATCCTTTTGTTTTACg TGTTATGCGCTTGGACGGATTTTCATCAGAATTAATTGGCGAAGTACCGATCGAGATTTCTACATCAGTTGCTAATATTACACTTTCGATTCCGTGTGGGTTTTTTTCAAGGGGTGGTGCATACTCGTTGCAATTACAGCGTAAATCAGTTCCGGCTAGCGACAAATTTATGGATACCAATGGCGTCCAG atgaGGACAACATTGGACGTGAGATGGCCAACACCCTCGCTAACTCTAGAGCCCCAGCATTTTAATACCTATCCAGATCAGCCAGTTCTCGCGACACTAGAGTACACAGGAATATCATGTGCACCCGCAAAAGGAATTCCCGAAGACACGTATTCGCTTCAACTTGTCTACTGTGGTGCTAGCGTACTGTCATGCGATCCGCGAAATAAAACCAACATTCAg ATGCTTTACTCTGAAGAAATAGCAGGATTTCCATCGCAAAAAATCCTGAAGCTCCGGTGCGAGTTTTTCGGGCTCGCTGGACACTACGCTTTGAGACTGAAACCGTCTGACGTTAATTCAACAGCACCAACTACTAGTGCATACATTAAA GTGGAAGTTTCGAATCAGTATGTATTCAATGTCCACGCTCGCTCAGTTTACCCGTGTGACGGAAACTCTGGAGGTCTGTCGGTCCTCTTCGAGTACCCGTCCTGCCGTCTACAAGACGATCGAGTTCGCGTTTACGGGCGTCTGAGAGCCGACGTGGCATCACTCGCGCCACCCTCAACTTTGCACTACGTTGCTGAATTAAAAGCACCGCCTGGGAAACATACTCTCACCTTTGACTGTGAAAtatttaccgaaaaattcGTCGAGTATTGCTTCGTATACGTCAGTCAAGCTATCAACGGCGCAATGGCTGAAGTTAGAGTCGATTGCATTCCCACGTTTCCCATTCAAG ACAGCGACGCTGGAGGATGGGGTGACTGGAGCCCTTGGGGGCCTTGCAGTAGTACGTGTGTTGGAGGTGTCCGGAATCGTTTCAGATTCTGCGACAAACCGCCGCCACGTTACGGGGCTAAATTCTGTCAAGGAAAAGCTGTCGAGTCCGAGGCTTGCGGTGGTGCTGGCGGGCTCGATCTTGAAAACACGTGGTCTGCTGCCGAGTGGGAGTGTAAACACGGGCAAGGACTCGCGGCTGAGAGACCAGAGGTTACTGCTGAGGTAGGCACCAAGTGCCGCTGCGGCTGTGTTGTCAATTTACGTAACGAAActataaccagaaaaattttGGCTGCAAGCACCCAGGCTTGTCCCGGCCGATCCTTTTGGCTTATTCAA ACTGAGCCCGGATCGGTTGTCAAGCTTCACTTTGATCAAACTAAATTTCCGTGTTCTGGTCAGTATGTCAGAGCACGAGATGGGGATTCTTTGAGTGCTGAGCTATTGGCAGATGTCGCTATTGACAAAAATACACCGGAGTCGGGGACTGTTATGTCAACAGCCCAGAGCTTGCTGTTGGAATTTTTTAGCGATGAAATAACTGTCGCGAGAGCTTCATGCAGCGGAGGGTTTTTAGCCCACGTCTCAATATTCG CAAAATCTCAACCAGAAAACGTAACAGAGGATACAACGGCTGTGCTCATTGGACCAAAAGTCATGGCAGCCGCGGGAAAATGGGCACTATGGTTCTCACCCGCCCACTTGGCAGCAGCATCACTCCTGCTTCTCATGTTTCTAGTTTCCATCTTCTTAGCATTGCAATATGCCGTAAAGTACAGAAAATACCAGGTTGCCGAGGATCTGGATAGTTTGACCGACAACTCAA CGTGCAGTGGATCTATGCAAGGACTAGCACGTCGTGCAAGAGCATTATCTTCAGCTACTCTTATCTCCGAAGTAGTATCTCTTGTAAGATTAACACGTAGAAGACCCTCAGGGCACGGTAGACTGGAAGAGACGTCTGGTGATCTTGAGGATGGGTACGAAAGTACCGAAACTCAGGCCGA CATGGAAGGTGAGGAGGAAGCTAATGCAGAGACCGGGACTTTGAAGCTTAAAGAACAAGAAGATATTAACGGCTCGCAAAAAACCATAGTCGCAAGTGTTAAAAGTACACCTTCACGTCGGTCTTCATCATCGAGCACATTAACTTCGATATCCGGGCAACCCGAGGTCAAGTACGCCCGTCCAGTTAA GCTTCGGACGGTCGGCCCGATAAGTCCCGTGTCCGAGGAGGCATCGATTTCAGAAGACAGTAGACGTTGTAGCACTGAAAGTGGTTCAACCAGCGTGAATAACGTAAGCGTCTCACACCCAAAACCAACTAGAGTCCAGGCCAAG ggTTTTTCACCAGCAAGTACCTCATCAAATATATCGACTTTACGATGTGGTAAAGAAACTAAGGACCGTCGGAATCGTGAACGTCTTCTCCAAGGACCCGGATCAGAGTTTAGTTTAGCGAATCCAGAGACAGATCTCGAGCTGGATTACTACGATTACAATGTCGTAAACGCTGGAGCAGCACCTGGTTCTTATTTGGGAATGGATCCAGCATTTCTGGTGTGGATACCGCCATTGACGCCCGGTGAGACAGAAATTCTCGAAGCCATTGAAGAGGATCATCATTACGAAGAAATACCAGATCGCCGAGAAAAGGAGTCACGTTTTATGGACACTGAAGGAGCTGCTCTCACCCCAGCCGAGTATCAAAGGGCCCGTATGCTCAGACAAGACCAAAAAGATCTAGATACGGAAATTCTTGCGAAGAAATACGATCCCGGTGAGAGTAGACTTCACGACGAAATAATTATGGAATACCGGGCGAGGTTACACGAAGGTATGCTACCGATTCATCGGATTCTCGAAGAGTCTCGAGTCAGAGTGAGTGAGGAATCTCTTGCTAAACATTCGCACGACGATACACCTCATATCGATATTATTCCCAATCGTTTGGTTAACGAAACAGATAAACGCGTTTCCAAAGATACTGTTGCCGCGGGCTCTCATGTTGACTCTAGTGGGAATAGTCTAAGCTATTCCGGAGGAACTGGAGGAACTGGAGGTAAATTTACACCTAAAGCCAATCGCGATCGTTTGATTGAGGAACAAGAGCGATCTAGAAGTGCGAGCATACCTAGAAATAATAGATTAAGTAGTGATGATGATAAAAGAAGAACACCGGCGTCTGTTAGAAGCAGATTACAAGAGTACATCGAGAGCAGCGCTAATCAATGCAAGTACAATCAATTGTCTACCGAGACTACGAGGAGCTGCGGTGAGCTGTCGAAAGAACAGAGGAAGAAAAAGCTAGAGGTTAATCAATCATTAATTGTTaaggataataaaaaatcattgaataaattaaatgattatcgCGATGTTGGGAGGAATGAAGAATCAAGAGACGAGTTTATTTTAACTAAGCCAAAGACTCCGGTAATCGCTAGTAGAAGGTATAAAGATGTCGCGgatttaaatttagttatGGAGAGTagtaaggaaaaaattttgacgcaTGTCGAGAGTATACCGATGAAGGAGTTTTCGCGTACTAGAAACGATTCACCAGCACGAGTTCATAAATCTAAAGAGActgataatgatattaataatattgtacTAGTGGGAAAAAAACAATGTCAAATACAGAGTCCAGATTACGGAGTAGAGATGGATATTAGGGATGAAATTTCACGTGATtctatttatgatttaattggagaagatgaagatgaatttaaatttgctGATGACGATGAAGATGaatatattgataataaaataacagcataa
- the LOC123268250 gene encoding uncharacterized protein LOC123268250 isoform X2 produces the protein MKRPSKWSPLRILIFIFLKCGTMEPILAMEDTFFSRLVVAASHTALSGDLAVLIINLSALDHMKTTTSTTTQIPEISTVGKTTARTRTKITTTTTTEEADIVMEQEEEDDNDDYDSWQPQPEYDPFVLRVMRLDGFSSELIGEVPIEISTSVANITLSIPCGFFSRGGAYSLQLQRKSVPASDKFMDTNGVQMRTTLDVRWPTPSLTLEPQHFNTYPDQPVLATLEYTGISCAPAKGIPEDTYSLQLVYCGASVLSCDPRNKTNIQMLYSEEIAGFPSQKILKLRCEFFGLAGHYALRLKPSDVNSTAPTTSAYIKVEVSNQYVFNVHARSVYPCDGNSGGLSVLFEYPSCRLQDDRVRVYGRLRADVASLAPPSTLHYVAELKAPPGKHTLTFDCEIFTEKFVEYCFVYVSQAINGAMAEVRVDCIPTFPIQDSDAGGWGDWSPWGPCSSTCVGGVRNRFRFCDKPPPRYGAKFCQGKAVESEACGGAGGLDLENTWSAAEWECKHGQGLAAERPEVTAEVGTKCRCGCVVNLRNETITRKILAASTQACPGRSFWLIQTEPGSVVKLHFDQTKFPCSGQYVRARDGDSLSAELLADVAIDKNTPESGTVMSTAQSLLLEFFSDEITVARASCSGGFLAHVSIFAKSQPENVTEDTTAVLIGPKVMAAAGKWALWFSPAHLAAASLLLLMFLVSIFLALQYAVKYRKYQVAEDLDSLTDNSTCSGSMQGLARRARALSSATLISEVVSLVRLTRRRPSGHGRLEETSGDLEDGYESTETQADMEGEEEANAETGTLKLKEQEDINGSQKTIVASVKSTPSRRSSSSSTLTSISGQPEVKYARPVKLRTVGPISPVSEEASISEDSRRCSTESGSTSVNNGFSPASTSSNISTLRCGKETKDRRNRERLLQGPGSEFSLANPETDLELDYYDYNVVNAGAAPGSYLGMDPAFLVWIPPLTPGETEILEAIEEDHHYEEIPDRREKESRFMDTEGAALTPAEYQRARMLRQDQKDLDTEILAKKYDPGESRLHDEIIMEYRARLHEGMLPIHRILEESRVRVSEESLAKHSHDDTPHIDIIPNRLVNETDKRVSKDTVAAGSHVDSSGNSLSYSGGTGGTGGKFTPKANRDRLIEEQERSRSASIPRNNRLSSDDDKRRTPASVRSRLQEYIESSANQCKYNQLSTETTRSCGELSKEQRKKKLEVNQSLIVKDNKKSLNKLNDYRDVGRNEESRDEFILTKPKTPVIASRRYKDVADLNLVMESSKEKILTHVESIPMKEFSRTRNDSPARVHKSKETDNDINNIVLVGKKQCQIQSPDYGVEMDIRDEISRDSIYDLIGEDEDEFKFADDDEDEYIDNKITA, from the exons gcACAATGGAACCAATATTGGCGATGGAAGATACCTTTTTTTCTCGACTAGTTGTCGCGGCGTCTCACACAGCCCTGTCAGGAGATCTAGCAGtcctaattataaatttatcagctTTGGACCACATGAAAACCACGACGAGCACCACAACTCAAATACCGGAAATTTCAACGGTTGGGAAGACAACTGCGCGAACAAGGACGAAAATAACTACGACAACGACTACAGAGGAGGCTGATATTGTTATGGAACAAGAAGAGGAAGACGATAATGATGATTATGATTCTTGGCAACCGCAACCCGAATATGATCCTTTTGTTTTACg TGTTATGCGCTTGGACGGATTTTCATCAGAATTAATTGGCGAAGTACCGATCGAGATTTCTACATCAGTTGCTAATATTACACTTTCGATTCCGTGTGGGTTTTTTTCAAGGGGTGGTGCATACTCGTTGCAATTACAGCGTAAATCAGTTCCGGCTAGCGACAAATTTATGGATACCAATGGCGTCCAG atgaGGACAACATTGGACGTGAGATGGCCAACACCCTCGCTAACTCTAGAGCCCCAGCATTTTAATACCTATCCAGATCAGCCAGTTCTCGCGACACTAGAGTACACAGGAATATCATGTGCACCCGCAAAAGGAATTCCCGAAGACACGTATTCGCTTCAACTTGTCTACTGTGGTGCTAGCGTACTGTCATGCGATCCGCGAAATAAAACCAACATTCAg ATGCTTTACTCTGAAGAAATAGCAGGATTTCCATCGCAAAAAATCCTGAAGCTCCGGTGCGAGTTTTTCGGGCTCGCTGGACACTACGCTTTGAGACTGAAACCGTCTGACGTTAATTCAACAGCACCAACTACTAGTGCATACATTAAA GTGGAAGTTTCGAATCAGTATGTATTCAATGTCCACGCTCGCTCAGTTTACCCGTGTGACGGAAACTCTGGAGGTCTGTCGGTCCTCTTCGAGTACCCGTCCTGCCGTCTACAAGACGATCGAGTTCGCGTTTACGGGCGTCTGAGAGCCGACGTGGCATCACTCGCGCCACCCTCAACTTTGCACTACGTTGCTGAATTAAAAGCACCGCCTGGGAAACATACTCTCACCTTTGACTGTGAAAtatttaccgaaaaattcGTCGAGTATTGCTTCGTATACGTCAGTCAAGCTATCAACGGCGCAATGGCTGAAGTTAGAGTCGATTGCATTCCCACGTTTCCCATTCAAG ACAGCGACGCTGGAGGATGGGGTGACTGGAGCCCTTGGGGGCCTTGCAGTAGTACGTGTGTTGGAGGTGTCCGGAATCGTTTCAGATTCTGCGACAAACCGCCGCCACGTTACGGGGCTAAATTCTGTCAAGGAAAAGCTGTCGAGTCCGAGGCTTGCGGTGGTGCTGGCGGGCTCGATCTTGAAAACACGTGGTCTGCTGCCGAGTGGGAGTGTAAACACGGGCAAGGACTCGCGGCTGAGAGACCAGAGGTTACTGCTGAGGTAGGCACCAAGTGCCGCTGCGGCTGTGTTGTCAATTTACGTAACGAAActataaccagaaaaattttGGCTGCAAGCACCCAGGCTTGTCCCGGCCGATCCTTTTGGCTTATTCAA ACTGAGCCCGGATCGGTTGTCAAGCTTCACTTTGATCAAACTAAATTTCCGTGTTCTGGTCAGTATGTCAGAGCACGAGATGGGGATTCTTTGAGTGCTGAGCTATTGGCAGATGTCGCTATTGACAAAAATACACCGGAGTCGGGGACTGTTATGTCAACAGCCCAGAGCTTGCTGTTGGAATTTTTTAGCGATGAAATAACTGTCGCGAGAGCTTCATGCAGCGGAGGGTTTTTAGCCCACGTCTCAATATTCG CAAAATCTCAACCAGAAAACGTAACAGAGGATACAACGGCTGTGCTCATTGGACCAAAAGTCATGGCAGCCGCGGGAAAATGGGCACTATGGTTCTCACCCGCCCACTTGGCAGCAGCATCACTCCTGCTTCTCATGTTTCTAGTTTCCATCTTCTTAGCATTGCAATATGCCGTAAAGTACAGAAAATACCAGGTTGCCGAGGATCTGGATAGTTTGACCGACAACTCAA CGTGCAGTGGATCTATGCAAGGACTAGCACGTCGTGCAAGAGCATTATCTTCAGCTACTCTTATCTCCGAAGTAGTATCTCTTGTAAGATTAACACGTAGAAGACCCTCAGGGCACGGTAGACTGGAAGAGACGTCTGGTGATCTTGAGGATGGGTACGAAAGTACCGAAACTCAGGCCGA CATGGAAGGTGAGGAGGAAGCTAATGCAGAGACCGGGACTTTGAAGCTTAAAGAACAAGAAGATATTAACGGCTCGCAAAAAACCATAGTCGCAAGTGTTAAAAGTACACCTTCACGTCGGTCTTCATCATCGAGCACATTAACTTCGATATCCGGGCAACCCGAGGTCAAGTACGCCCGTCCAGTTAA GCTTCGGACGGTCGGCCCGATAAGTCCCGTGTCCGAGGAGGCATCGATTTCAGAAGACAGTAGACGTTGTAGCACTGAAAGTGGTTCAACCAGCGTGAATAAC ggTTTTTCACCAGCAAGTACCTCATCAAATATATCGACTTTACGATGTGGTAAAGAAACTAAGGACCGTCGGAATCGTGAACGTCTTCTCCAAGGACCCGGATCAGAGTTTAGTTTAGCGAATCCAGAGACAGATCTCGAGCTGGATTACTACGATTACAATGTCGTAAACGCTGGAGCAGCACCTGGTTCTTATTTGGGAATGGATCCAGCATTTCTGGTGTGGATACCGCCATTGACGCCCGGTGAGACAGAAATTCTCGAAGCCATTGAAGAGGATCATCATTACGAAGAAATACCAGATCGCCGAGAAAAGGAGTCACGTTTTATGGACACTGAAGGAGCTGCTCTCACCCCAGCCGAGTATCAAAGGGCCCGTATGCTCAGACAAGACCAAAAAGATCTAGATACGGAAATTCTTGCGAAGAAATACGATCCCGGTGAGAGTAGACTTCACGACGAAATAATTATGGAATACCGGGCGAGGTTACACGAAGGTATGCTACCGATTCATCGGATTCTCGAAGAGTCTCGAGTCAGAGTGAGTGAGGAATCTCTTGCTAAACATTCGCACGACGATACACCTCATATCGATATTATTCCCAATCGTTTGGTTAACGAAACAGATAAACGCGTTTCCAAAGATACTGTTGCCGCGGGCTCTCATGTTGACTCTAGTGGGAATAGTCTAAGCTATTCCGGAGGAACTGGAGGAACTGGAGGTAAATTTACACCTAAAGCCAATCGCGATCGTTTGATTGAGGAACAAGAGCGATCTAGAAGTGCGAGCATACCTAGAAATAATAGATTAAGTAGTGATGATGATAAAAGAAGAACACCGGCGTCTGTTAGAAGCAGATTACAAGAGTACATCGAGAGCAGCGCTAATCAATGCAAGTACAATCAATTGTCTACCGAGACTACGAGGAGCTGCGGTGAGCTGTCGAAAGAACAGAGGAAGAAAAAGCTAGAGGTTAATCAATCATTAATTGTTaaggataataaaaaatcattgaataaattaaatgattatcgCGATGTTGGGAGGAATGAAGAATCAAGAGACGAGTTTATTTTAACTAAGCCAAAGACTCCGGTAATCGCTAGTAGAAGGTATAAAGATGTCGCGgatttaaatttagttatGGAGAGTagtaaggaaaaaattttgacgcaTGTCGAGAGTATACCGATGAAGGAGTTTTCGCGTACTAGAAACGATTCACCAGCACGAGTTCATAAATCTAAAGAGActgataatgatattaataatattgtacTAGTGGGAAAAAAACAATGTCAAATACAGAGTCCAGATTACGGAGTAGAGATGGATATTAGGGATGAAATTTCACGTGATtctatttatgatttaattggagaagatgaagatgaatttaaatttgctGATGACGATGAAGATGaatatattgataataaaataacagcataa